The Malus domestica chromosome 10, GDT2T_hap1 nucleotide sequence ttaattaacgtagTGATAAAGTTGAGTTTTGATCAATTCATTTGCTTGCTTTGCAAACTGAGAGCTGAGAAGTAAGGCTTGACGGGGAAGCATTAACTACGATTTGAAAGTTTGAACGTTTGTAGTATTGGATGTGTGCTAACCTTTTACACGACATGGATtactctgaaaaaaaaaaaattgaatttcatggtatACGACTGAAAGTCCCATTTGACTGGAATATATCATGCATGATGTGTAGAATGATTGTCTTAATTAGGTTAAATACTCCCTCTTTGTATGAACACTATTCTTTAATTACTACTTTATATCTTCATTTATGTATAAGGGTTTAGGAGATTTCTCATAGAAACATATTAAGCTCAGGATGCAGTAGTAAGcaattttttagtgtaattaACGGTCACACGTGACACGTGTATAATAGAGTGGACATCATAGTTGATATATCATACACTAGGATATAATATTTATAGATAAATACACGCATGTTAACACAAGTGAATTAATAACAATACATAACAGTGTGACAGTCACAACGTAAAATCTCCAAGGACTGCAACTAACAGCCGATAccaattaagtttttaataGTTGGATGATCGACAGCACAAGGTTTGGTTTTGATATCTTTGTACCCGAAATTTGATACTGCAGCGCAGTCTTAAAAAAAAGTTCTTAAGTATCAAAACTTCTGCATGCATGTTATAaccataaaccctaaaccatgTATTATTGGACCCTGTTATATACCCTATATAATTGAGCAAATACTCAAAGTTTGTGAggcattatttttttgttttttttcaggtTACATTATAGactttcaactttcaattaCTATGTTTTGTGTCATCTCTGGTTAACTAATACTATATACATGTAATCTAATATCCTAGTGGACATAGTGTTGACTGTTCACCCACGCATCTCAACCGATTTAGAAATTTTTCCTTCCTTAAATTATTGTAGTAGTTTCGAACTATTGtctaattttttctaaaaaaagttAACTAATATTACATGACGCAGGGTAAACAAACCCTGGAATATCAGAAAATTTTGTTCAAGGAGTTCTTTCAGATGTCTGCATGTAGAAGAACACAATTACCAAATTGGTCTCTACAAATTAGATATCAGTAAGTAAGAGGCGCCAGGCAGTTCCATGCCATGGTACCAAACATTACCACGACAAATAATTGAATTCCAACATATATACTAtgcaaaaataattttaatcaaCTTCGGAGTTTCCCTTACATGTATAGATATGTCAAACCCATCATATAAAACAACAAGTAAATCTTTATTCAAAACTATTATCAGTTCCTCTTACATGCATACCCATAATAAGCTACcaaaaagaaatattatttCATAAAAGTAACATAACGAATGATTAACATAATGAATGAAACTCCTAAGTTATAAATAACCTTGACCTAAAACACCATCCATGCCCTATATTATTTCTTAACTCAATTTGCGTACTTCATTGAAAATTTTATTCAAATCACGTTTTGGGGCTTTCTTAGGATCAACTTCATTATTATGAGGTCGGTACTTTTTTGGTGCTGACGGGCATGGCACATCTTCCGGTCGCATTAATATGCTTTCTTtagttgttggggttgttgaacCTACTTCAGACATCTTGATCACTAAAATCGACTAAAGTGTACACTACTTCGCAACAAACAAACACAAGGCCAATTGAAGATGGCTACGTACTCAAGGAAAATTAAAGAGGGGTACGTTGAGAACTTGAGAATAGTATAAGCCTATATTTATACTAGTTTTGGTGTAGGCTTATTTTCTTTCCCAAAAACAAAGGAAGTCCCAAATAGGCTAATCCTACAAAGAATGGGacaaaaaaggacaaaaaagcTTTTCAAACCATAAAAGGAATTTagctttagagagaaagggagtaAACAAACAGTAAGATATGTAATATGAGTATTTAGAGATTTAGAGGCCGTTTTATGCTTACTCTTTTGATGTTGCATTCCCTTTCTATGCCACTActttttattctctttttcttcccttcTCAGTTCTGGGCTAAAGAGTGAACATGAAGAAATACTCAAAAGTTATTGATCAATAATATTTCATGGATGCTTTTCCACACACGGGAGGAAATTGGCATTGAACATGTTGGTGTTAATCAGTGAAAGATTTCTTAATTGAAAATATGATCAGTTTtttgttaacatggatgtagtACTTAATGGGAAAAAATATAGCATGTTTTCAAGATTTCCCAAGTTTCCCTATATGATCGTAATATATGATTTTAATTTATAGATGATTCATATATAAGATTTTTGTATAAGTTGTTAGGGGTAGGCAGATTTGGATAGTGTTAGAACCTAGCTCCACATCTTCTACAATTGCACAGAGAAATACTAACAGAACAACAATATCATTTCATTAACTCCCTTCCTTCTCTTACAATGTACTATTTATACTCATGCTCAACTCTAACTGTCACCACAAGATGATGCCACCTGGCATCCTAACAATACCCCCCCCCTTAAAACCAATCTTACAAGTAAGATTTACAATTTCGAAGTAAGTACAATTGAAAACCAGCAATAAAACTAAAACAACAACATCACAGAATGTATTAAAGGTTCACAATTTCTGGAACTTAAGCTTCAGTTCATGGTATAGCTCCCCAATAGCATCATTCCTGAAATGGTTCTGCCATTGGACTCACTTCACTAGCAATCAGCATTGCTTCTCTAGCGTAGCAGAGTAGCTCACTGCCTTGACTCCACATTACACCCTCCAAAAAAGATGAGCAATGGTATTGACCAAATCATTTGATCAACATAAGCGTATTGCTTGTTATGGATATGACTGCAAACCAAAAGATCCATGAACATTACTTTCAAATGTTAGTTTCTTCTGCCTATAAAACATATGAACCGGATAATCCTCCCTAACATATGGGGACTATTTCTTCCCTGATTCGATAGCAAGATGCTTCAAAAAAACCAATTTAAGTTTTCCAGGTCCTTCTATGATTGCATCAGTTGCTCGGTACTGAGCACCAAAAACATGTCTCCCAATACATGTTGGCATTGTCCAATCTGGAACAAGAAGGATAACATTTCTGCAGATAAAAGGTTCTCCAAAAACAGTACCATTTAAATTGTTCCGTATGGTCCCATTTGGACTCCTCCACATCTGTTTCAAGTTGAACTCCTTAACACGAGTTTCATCTGGAGTTATAGTTGCACACTTTATTGCGACATTGTACCAGAATTTTGAGCCACCACCCTTATCCCGAATGCCCTTGCAGTAGTCACGATTGAGAACAACACAGCAAGCAACACAGCAACCATTTCCAAATCCGGAGAGAGTGAACTTTCTTTCATGTTTTCTATTCGTGTCCATACGAGCTTCTAAATGATGCAATCTCAAATTACCAGCATACTCCCCATCAATGAGCATGGAATAATCAAAACTCACCTCACATTTGATCACCTTGGAACAATCAGAACCCATAACACAATCTTGATTCTTGGACTTCGAAGGGAAGAGCCTCTGACTAATTGTTCCACCCTTGTCACGAATTCCCTTGCAGTAGTAGCCCATGGAACGATTGATATCAACACAAAAACCTAAGTCCTTGCAGCTTGCCAGTAAATCTATTGACTCAAAACTGGAGAGAAAATTAGTACCACCTTTATCACGAATGCTCATAAGGTACCCAAGCTTATTATCAAGAATGTAACCTGAATACGACATTTTGTCGAACAGGTAGAGTGCACGCGAACCAGGCAATTTAGCTTTCTTGAACTCAACATTAGAAACATGAATTCCTAAAATGAAAACTTGGGATTTGCCATTCTTACCATCAGATTCAAGAACAGTCGCTGATTTCGAATGAAAGAGCCTTTGAATATTTGTTCCGCCTTTGTCACGAGTGAATTCATGGAAGCCAAGCGTCAAAGAAGCAATGTCGAACGTTTGATCACAGAGCAAGGAGTCGTCACCTAACTTGCCCAACAATTTCGAAGCAACAAGTTCGAGAACAGACAGAGAAGAAGGCAAttcatctttcttctctaacaAATCTGAAATAGGAAACCCAGAAACCAAATCCCTTGCCGTGTCCTTCTTGCAAGCAAAATAAGGAAATGGAGGACTTTTCACAGAATTGGCAACTTGCTTGTCGAGTAAATCGAAAACCTGTTCATTCTTCCTAGCCAACTCACTTCGAAAGAACCCAAAACTTTCTTGAAATTTGGAACGGGAATGAAATATTGCAGAACCATCTGCGTGGTATTTGGCATAGTCGCGAACCCTCTTGAATTTCTTCAATGTTGGACGTAAACAAGGAGGACTTTTTGGCTTGTATTTTGGACGGTACTGAGACAAGAATTCATCTACTTTCTCACGGGCTTGAATCTTTTCGTTGTGGAAGGATTGAAGCTTGAGAACAATTTCATCCGATTTCACAACAGAGATATGAGACGCCATTTTGAAGAATGGTTGCCTCGAATTCGATATTGAATCGTGACCCTTAGCCATGAGGGACCGCAATTGAAGAAGAATCAAGTCGTGAGACTTCTTGAATTCGTCGAACTGGGCTGCCAGATTGGAAACCCTCGATTCCATGGTTTTTGCAAAATGTTTGCGGCGTTATACAACGGAGAAGGATTGAGAGGATCAACGCTGGCTGATACCAATGTTAGAACCTAGCTCCACATCTTCTACAATTGCACAGAGAAATACTAACAGAACAACAATATCATTTCATTAACTCCCTTCCTTCTCTTACAATGTACTATTTATACTCATGCTCAACTCTAACTGTCACCACAAGATGATACCACCTGGCATCCTAACAGATAGGTTTCGCACCTCAATTGGTAACCATACTCATTATATTATATAATGAATaacttttgtttcgttttaaaTTAAACCATGGTCGAAACCAAACTAAACCAATTCATTGTCTTGTGGTTTGGTTCAGCCGGTTTAAAATATGAAACGGATGTTCGGTTGTGAGTTTTAGAGGACCAAAACTATGGTTGAACGAAGCAAATTTGGTTCAATTTTGAGAGCAATACCGAATCAAACTGCCCATTACAATTTGAATTGGTCAGTTTGACGTCCACTTCCACTTAACACGacgaaaaatataaataaaccaGAAAAGAATAATGAAAGAAAGAACTTCCTCTTTATTACTTTGTATTATACATATTCCGTCAAATATAGTCATGTACATTGTCAAAGCTAATTTAACAGTTTTACAGCTTACGCAACTTTTCCAAGGGAACACGGCATCATGTACTTATCACTACAAGATgattaaataatgaattaaatGTTGTAGAATATAAATCTAATTAACGATGGATTTGGACCACCGGGTGGAGCAGGACCCCTCTGCAGTATTTGCCTGATAATTCTATCCTCCATAGGGAAGTGCTTATGCAAAACATCCTACTCCATCTTCATCAACTTCTCTTTCCCATGATACAACACTCTGCAGGCCTCATTCGACTGCACGTTCACAAGAAAAACCACCATCATGGCCACCAAAAGCATATTCAAAAACTTCATGTTGTTCCTTGTTTGGCAAACAATAATTTTGCTTCCCCTCTCAAGCTGTATGTACTAATGCAAACGAAAGATGGAAATTGGAATTagtgaaatgaaatgaatagtAAGTCGGGGATATTTATAAGGCCAGCCAGCTCTTCTTTCATATATATATCGGGATAGGATCaagggacaaatatttttacaaatattATCACACTTCTTTGTAGCGTTTGGATTTTATAACATTCAAaggttcttatttattcattaaatgacatggatGCTTACGTggattttaattaatattaatattaaaagTAAAgttaaaactgaaaaaaaacttTCTTTCTTCGATTCCCTGTTTTTTGcttctgggtttttgtttgtATGTTCTGAAAACTTAGACAATGGGATTGGAAACAGGGGATTTTTTGTTTTCGTGATTGGGTTTTCTGTGTGGGTTTCGAAAGTTTCGAACTTGGTTGCATTGATTTTGGAAGTTAATACTGTTGTGCTAGTTTTAGTTGACTGGGAACGTTGCTTTTAGGTGCAATGGAAGCAAGTAATAGAGCGGTATCGAATTTGTTTCCGTTTTGTTCCGGACTCGGGTGTGGTTTTGGAAAGTTTCGATCTTGGTTGGATTTTGTTAAGTTAGATATTGTGTTAGTTTTAGTTGATTAAGAGCTGTGATTTTAAGTGCAAATGGCAGCAAGTAAAAGAGCGAGTCTCAAGATATCGAtgctttgatttatatttttgggTTAATCTCTGTATACTACCTTGAAGTttcgtgattttcaacatttagtacatgaagtttttttcatcccagagcaatacctcaagtcttaattttgggacagtttcatacatccgttaagttttccgttagaACTTCTGTTAACTAATGACGTGGCGTCCACATGAACAATAATTGAGCaccacgtgtcaatatgggtccacttcaatattaaaaaattaaaaaaatacaaaaaacaaaaaaaaacccattcaTCCATCTTCCCCGATCCCTCCCACTTCCCATCCCTCTTCACCTCTTTCTCTCCAAGCACAGTCGATTGGAGCCCTAATCTCTCACTTTCACCAAGGCTCACCGCGATTCCCTAACCTTTCTGGTTATCCATGTCCTCCGAATCAGGAGCTTCAACCTCCAGCGGTGAAGCCTCTGAGCCAAACCCTAACCCTGACCATACTCCCAAACCCCTAGAAAACCAATTGGCAGCCCTCGCATTATCTGAGGTCGATAGCCACGGGAATGGCATCGCACATGGATCGGCCACGGAAAACAATCACCAGGAGATCGAGAATGATGAGGAGCAAGTCCAGGCCAATTTGGTTACTCCTGGTTTAGTTGAGGTGGAGGAGGCGAGCGAGGGTTCACCACATGGCAGAGTTGGTGGTGGTGTTGTTTGGGCGATGACCAATTCAAAGCTGGAGATTGATGGGTTGTCAAGCCCTAGCAGCAATGGGTATGCTGATgacaagttaactgaaaaagctatatctggtctagtacattgtgctaaatacaataaagcacctattgcactcaaatatggtacttctggaccaaggaccatTTCACCATTTTCTTTTGGACGGAaaggatctttcttaatgtccaaagaacgaACGATCATTGGCTTGctgagtggataagccttgtccatgccaaatcgtttcagaattttttcaatgtaagctgattagtggaccaaaattccattagcacaatgctcgatctgcaagccgagacaatattttgttttcccaaggtctttcatttcgaATTcacttttcagatattcagcagttttattaAGCTCTTCTggagttccaactaggttcatatcatcaacatatattgccactatagcaaatccagaattggatttcttaatgaacacacaagggaaAATGACATTATTGATTTATCattctttgatcaaatattcactgagacgattataccacattcgtccagattgtttcagcccatacgATGGTCGCTTTAATTTGATCAATAACATACCTCGTGGTTTTTTAGTtgtttcaggcaacttaagtcttTTTGGGACCTTCATGTATATGttagtatctaattctccatatagatacgcagtgatgacatccataagtcgcatgtcaagcttttatgaaaccactaaacttattaagtaacagaACGTAATTGCGTACATTACAGGAGAAtatgtctcttcataatcaattccaggtctttgtgaaaagccttgtgcaacgagtcgtgctttgtATCTTGCAAActcgtttttctcattgcgTTTTCTTGTGAATACCCAATTGTAACCCATGGGATTTACATCGGGCGGAGTTTGGACTACCGGTCCAAAAACATttcgcctttccaaggaatttaattctgcctggattgcatctttccacttaggccaatcttatCTCTATttacattcatcaacagagcgggactcaatatcatcacttaatatgatttcagtggctactgcAAATGCGAACATATCAttaatgattatttcattttgatcccataattcattagtacatgcataatttatggaaatttctttgctctcatgtactgctgtctcttcagggacatgtgtctcatcaaggacattttctttttctagaagtccagaatcatgaattgtgaatttgtcattcattctctcttcctgaatgatttcatttggattcagatgtgcccttgt carries:
- the LOC103401603 gene encoding uncharacterized protein, with the translated sequence MESRVSNLAAQFDEFKKSHDLILLQLRSLMAKGHDSISNSRQPFFKMASHISVVKSDEIVLKLQSFHNEKIQAREKVDEFLSQYRPKYKPKSPPCLRPTLKKFKRVRDYAKYHADGSAIFHSRSKFQESFGFFRSELARKNEQVFDLLDKQVANSVKSPPFPYFACKKDTARDLVSGFPISDLLEKKDELPSSLSVLELVASKLLGKLGDDSLLCDQTFDIASLTLGFHEFTRDKGGTNIQRLFHSKSATVLESDGKNGKSQVFILGIHVSNVEFKKAKLPGSRALYLFDKMSYSGYILDNKLGYLMSIRDKGGTNFLSSFESIDLLASCKDLGFCVDINRSMGYYCKGIRDKGGTISQRLFPSKSKNQDCVMGSDCSKVIKCEVSFDYSMLIDGEYAGNLRLHHLEARMDTNRKHERKFTLSGFGNGCCVACCVVLNRDYCKGIRDKGGGSKFWYNVAIKCATITPDETRVKEFNLKQMWRSPNGTIRNNLNGTVFGEPFICRNVILLVPDWTMPTCIGRHVFGAQYRATDAIIEGPGKLKLVFLKHLAIESGKK